Genomic segment of Eupeodes corollae chromosome 2, idEupCoro1.1, whole genome shotgun sequence:
GTCTGTCATGCTAGAAGTATTGGATTCAATCCTTGCCTATGCCTCCTAAGGCTTAACAGTTACTGCGTATTGGGTgagtcttgtcatgaaaagtgctttctcaaattaggcattcggattcggcatacaacTGTACGTCCCCTTTATGCCtgacatgactcgcacacaggaatagttgagagctgtaagtcactagctcctagttctcaactgattatttttatttataatacttAACTTACTTGAGATGCACTTCAGAGTTATTGCGCTGTTCAGTTGGGCTAGATTCAAAGACCGTGACCAAGTCATCTCAAACGTTGTAaattatccttctggctaaatTTAAGTCGCAGTACAGCCCGTAGAGCTCTTCAttctatcttctcctctattacttacttacttacttaaggtggcgctacctACAGTCTGGGGCGAacctgggtctcaaccaacatgcgtctccagccagctcggtccctagctagctgtctccagtttcgcacgccaagtttgttgaggtcctctcccacctgggtgcgccacctgagtcccggtcttcctcttctgcgccgtccctcgggattggattcgaagaccttccagactggagcgttgatgtccattccctctacatgacctagccatgtaagccgttggactttaattctgctaactaggtcagtgtcgctgtacagtccgtacagttcgtctttatatcttctccattctccatctatgcatacgggaccgaaaatcacccgaagaatttttctttttttgacagcgtccaggcctcagcgccataaatgagaaccgggatgatggtGGTCTTATAGATTTTGATTTTAggtgctcgagagaggactttacttgtctattgccttctaagtccaaagaagcagcgatttgcaagagttattcttcgtttgatttcagcgctgatgtcgttgtctgtgttaatagcctTGCTTAGGTAGACAACGTCCTTAActaactcaaagttatagctgtccatggtgtcgttttgtccaagacgtcgttgttcagtgtccttttttgatgacagcatatccttggtcttgccctcattgagcactaaacccatcttcttcgcttccgtcgcaatgctcaaaaatgctcccgtgatatcaagctttgatcttccaattatgtcaatatcatctgcgtatccgagtaattggatgggcctttggaagattgtgcctctagtgttgacggtggagttttgcacaattctttccagaacgatgttgaagaagtcgcatgacagtgcatcgccttgtctaaaaccttttttgacatcaaatgcatcggtaagatcttttccgacattgatagagcagcgtgcattctccatcgtcattctgcacaaacggataagtttgacaaggatgccaaaactagacattgctctgtagagctcttctctatagatgctgtcatacgcggctttaaaatcgataaagagatggtgggtatcgatttgaagttcctgggttttttccaagatctgctgtaatgtgaatatttgatcgatagtggactttcctggtcacactgataaggaccaatcaggttgttgacggacggcttcagacgttcacataatacggcagagaggatcttatacgcaatgttaaggagactgatgcctctgtggttggcgcaatttagaggatctcctttcttatgtatcaggcatactatgctgagattccactcattgggcatgctttcttccgaacatattttgcagatgagttggctGCTgcttgctgctttgaatagtttggcagcgatgcctacagctccagcagctttgtttgacttaagtttagatatagctttcttcacttcgtcaaggtcggataggcgaaattgttgatctgcgtcgcctaggatgagtggttctatctcccttacagcggaattcggttcgtcatagccgttatataatttggagaagtggtctttccatattctcaacatcgactgcggttctactacgatgctcccctgatcgtctttacaggcttcggttcgtggctggtactctgggaggttttttttaccttttggtaaaatttacgactttcattcctgttgtgacatccctctatcaaCTCGATCGTGCGCTTCCCATGCtctatttttttccatctaagaagccggtgttcctctctcctcttctgctcgtagagctctcgagcagctcttgtccttttgtgcaacgccgttttgtatgcctgctaTTTCGCTCTGTGCGCTTGCCgccattcgtcgtcaaaccagaagttttgctgtggtggccgtctgaaacctagcacttcaatGTTTCcaatggttttcaatgcttaatgcaggcagcataggactccttaagaggttgtTGCggttagagactcgatcggaaaaggacatggcaatgTCTTGCGATTGAagtcgtctaacgtcgaatcttctcacagtacttccttgttttggcttggatcgggatatccgtagccgtaccttggctacaacgaggtagtggtccgagtcaatgttggcctctcggaatgttcggatatcctggatactggagaagtgtcgtgcgtcgattgcaatgtggtcaatctggttgacggttgattgatcaggagatttccatgtccccttgtggatattaagatgcgtgaactgagtactagctaccagaacgtctcgccccgcagcgaaatcgaccagcctaaatccgttgtcggaggtagtgtcgtgcaggctgcatctctcgattatgccaccaaagatgtcttctcttcctagcttggcattaaaatctgctaagacaattttaatgtcatagccagggcactgctcatatgtcttgtccaagaactcgaagaatatgtctttggtgttttcatctttctcctctgttggggcatgtgcgcatatgaggcttatgttggcgaatttagccttgatgcggattgtcgtgatgcgctcgctcacgcTGTTGAAACTctagactttttgcctgagtctagttccaaccacaaatcacacccaaatagacgctatCTTTGTTCActgtagcagtcgccgtagtatacatagcagtcttttagtttgcgtttgcccgatccatcccatcgcacttcttggatggcggtaatatctgccttgcagcagtttagggcttccgctaatttttCGGCTGCACGCgttctattaagggacctaacattctacgtacagatccgaagattgttgtccttatttcgttttcgtgggttgtcaacagtgaatccatccgtatccgaggcttgttggtgcttcgcaactaaaggtttttttttacgtggccaggaagtcaccccgacggcacaacccccaaccgggagggccagatcctaagtataactccaaggatggggagccagataaaccactcctataaggtgttcactaagaagTTCAACCTtaatggaactgtagacgctaccgttgattacatctcgagaattcgtccgctgccgtctggataaggagaggtgccttagtggaaacacctctccccctctctcgtttgctacccccaacaactctccactggggttagaacccaatctccagttgaggtactaggcacccgatattcaccgcggggaggtgagagtaggagttgatagacaaaggtgggttttgagaaaaacctgtggacgcttgtgtcctcttgaatgcacatgtctaccatttgaacatccttcTCCTCTATTAGCCATCTATTTaaacgggaccgtagatcaatGGAAGAAcatttctctcgaaacatcTCAAGGTCCTTTATATGCTTTTTTCATGGCTGTGCTTTTGTGCCGCTTATGAAAATGAggattatgatattttttttatgtcaaagctctgttctattatttaaaagacgatgttaaagaaataacATGACAGTACTtgcttgaaactttttttacatCCAAAAATtcgataaagtttttttcaatcgTCATAGTCATTTCGCACTTACAAACGAGTTTAACATGGATGCCATAACTTGATATATAGAAGTCATTTGCAACTATCATCGCCTATCAAAAACGAATATTTAGACTTTTTAATAATGATTtcagctgtgcaaaacatttgcaactagtggCCATTTCTTCTTTCGTCTCAGTTTGATAACAGCTAATCTGATGTGTGTATATTGTGAAGAGACGAATTGGgagcaacatttttaagtacaaaagtGGAATAACATTCCAAAACGATTATTAACAACCTTATAGCTCCGATGATCCCCAAAAGATAACAAAACTAAAGGGTAcccaattaaatattaacatttcctttccttgaagtaagaaaatagtttgaaatttggTTGTGAGATCTAAATCGCAAATGTTTTTCAcagcaattttaccaactattaaaatatttagttatttattttttgtttaagtaaacagtgtaaattttgtttttcaacaatttaaacgtaattttgctgttttgttttctaaacaattttttttaatgaaaaatattaaaggtTCTAGttgttttgcacagtactgtagcTCTATACAATTCGTCCCTGTAGAGTGTAGTTGGTGCCATATCAATTCCTAGAAAATAAAGGTGGCTGTTTGATTTGATGTTATGTGATTATTTGATCGGTTTAAAGCCGAACTGATAAGTAGGAATTAGCTTATTGCCGAAGTGTCTGCAGGTACTCCGTTTTTCAGGACCTGTACAACTTAAGTTTTggtctttttttccaaaaacacaggGTACCTTAGAAATTAAGAAATCCCCCAAGATTAACTCTTGTGCCATGAAGTAATACACTGATAAATCGAAATATGAGCAGTGGGTGTAGGATTTTGAGCCTTAAACCATACTCTCAGTACCTATGAGGCAGTCCCCTACCATCCTCTAGGTAAAAGTTAACGCTATATATTAGGGCGCACATTTAAATTAGTGGGAAAACTGAATAAGCTTCGCAAGTATAACAATGTCGCACTTAATTCGGTATCGGGTTTTGTTAGATTCCAAGGCAATAATAGAGAATATCAGACTAACTTAATGGAGAATACCAGAGATTGTGATCAAAAGTAGAATCAAATTTAATGAAGAATCCTAAAGATTAAAACTTTGTTATAAACTCTTAACTCTTAGACAAGCTACttgaaaacttgaattttataaatatggaaCTCCGAATTTTCCTAATCATATGAATGACTTCTTTAATAGACttcttgaagaagaagaaattccaAAGAGTTTCTTAAAAGCATGGATCTgtgctattttaaaaaaaggggatTTGCAACTTCCGAGCAACTACAGGGGCATTTCGATTCTGCCGTGTCTTAGGAAAATATTCACCCATCTTTTATACCAAAGGTTGACAAAATGGGTTGAAGAGAATAAACTCCTTAGTATTTTCCAAGCCGGCTTTCGAGCAGGATTATCTACAATAGACCATATATTTGCTCTTACAAGCATAGTtaagaattgttttgaaaagaaaaagaaaatttacgcctttttcgttgattttcaGGCGGCGTTTGACACGGTGAACAGAGACtctttaatatataaattatctACTTTGGGTTTATCCactaaatttctaaatttgtacAAACTCCTTATAACTGGCACCTCTGCTGCAGTCTGGAATGGAAATTCAATGTCTgacttttttaatacaacatgtggtgttcctcagggatgTGGATTGAGTCCCATTATGTTTTCACTATTTATTGACGATGTATCTAAAGATTTTCCGGGTGGAGTCATCGTCGGTGATACACTTATAAAGATGCTTTTATACGCGGATGACATCGTTATTTTGGCTGATAACCCCACATCTTTACAGCTTCAAATTAATATACTCATAAGATTTTGTGATTTGTGGGATCTCAAAATTAACGCcacaaagtcaaaaataatgatttttgaaagtacTCTGCGAAGAAGAGCTCccaatgaaaaatggtttttagatcGCGAACCGTTAGAAATAGTATCTCAATACAAATACTTAGGTTTTCTAATAACGTATAACCTTGATCTCCGCCCTCATGTTAAAGAAAAATGCATTCCTGCCAAAACAGCAATAAATCTCATGTGGAGTaaattcttttgcaataaaTATGTCGATGCTACTGCTAAGTTTAGAGTATTTGATGCAACTATAAGAACGTGCCTTTGTTACGCAGATCAAGTTTTTGGCTATCGAAACATGGAGGAATTCGAAGTTGTTCAACGTTTCTTTTTCAAACGCATTTTCAAACTAGCTAGTTCAACTCCAACGTATGCTATCCACGTAGAAACCGGTATAGCACAAATATTCCTaggcaatttaaaatcaaatgcgGACTATATTGTTAAAGTTATGAATAGACCTGATACAAaccttcacaaaaaataatgcaatacgCACTCCGATCTCAATTATCGCCTTTTAAAGAATGGTAAGAATTGGCTAATCGGCATTGCTTTAATCTAAATCTTAATAATACACCTCTAGCCGATTGGAAAAAAGTTTTCTATAAATGCATAGTAAAGATAGATAACTCTCTTTATTTACAGTGTTTGCATAGAGCTCAAACTTCTAGCACTAGACTCATATACAAAACACTAAACCACACACTCTACAGAAGTaattattttaacgaaaaattatcTATTAAGCAAATGAGCCTTATTTTTAATGCAAGAACTGAGATGCTGAACTTAAACTATAAGCCACATAGAGCAGACCTTGATCCAAAATGTACTTTGTGCAACCGTAATGAAATTGAGGATGTGTACCACTTCTTAGCTGTTTGTCCAATGTTACAGGAAATTAGAAGGCTTTACTTTTCACAAAACATTCTAACACTTGAATATACAAAGCAACTCTTAAATGGTAATCTCGATTGGAAACCCCTATGCTCCTATATTAGTCATGCTTTAGGTTACCGTAACTGTTTTATATAGCTATTAGTTACATATTTGATAATGTGttccaatttctttttttttggttgtaactatatttgaatgtttgaagatataattcaattcaatttttttttttttttttaaatactgtaccatagaattaaacaaaatgaataaacaaactactatttttttttaaattttttaatgtatataCAACTCATAGtttataactttaacttttttaccTAAAATGTAAACTCGAAATAAGTCAActcaggcagacggcaacatTTGCCATGCTTTTATTCTTAGCTATAAAAAGATTGTACATTTATCGagaataataaagaatttataataataataataataaatacttgAAAACATAATCCAGAGGTGGGTTCTATTTAGTATTAGTCTAAGTTAGAAGAATCTTAAATAACAAGCCTTCTTCCTGGTcacacaatttttgaattttataaaatagagtAATGTTACACTAGCAATAAAAGAAAAGGGCTACCCTCTCTCAAAAGGAATAATAAAAGGTGgttaaatttgaagaaacaCACATTATTTAGCAAAATTATTATCCTCTCTTTTTTATTGCTTGAAGTGCaagatatgcattttgatttgaacgccaTTTTTAAATAACCCTAAATAACTGAAACGCATTGCTCAATTGTGTATCCTTCCATTGTTCGAATTGAGTTGAAATTTAGAAACGGCAAATGAAATGCAGAGAAAATCTTGACGTTTAGGTCTGGTTCGCATTCAACAtcagcccttaaaatttaaccaccctttggATTGCAAGGTCGCATTGCATAATTCTAATAATTCATTTGTTCTTTACTTTTGATGTAAAAGTACATCTTAAATTATAGAAGTAACTTTGTGGCgtgtttaactttttctttcggAACAAAGctaaaaaactttgtaaaacaaaaatatttctaaaaaaaaaatactcaatacTCACAGGCGTATACAATctcaatttataaatttgttgttaattgaaatttgttgaaCTTTTCATTTTTCCCGTAGGAGTTTTCAAGGTCAAACTTACAAAGATACACAAATGAACTccctctttattttttaaactttattgacGTGATTGATAACTGttgctattttgttttaatatagaATGGATTCCAATAGTTCGACCAATGAAGGAAAGAACATGGAACATATTTTAAGTTCTTCTCCTGTTGCTACAAGCATGAGACTAAGGACAGATAGTGAAGGATCTGATCAGTAAGATACAACAATCCTCCAAATACAtactttgtttaattttgttttctaaatcttgtctatatttaattaaaatagagcACGCTTCATACTTCCAAGCACCGATGGAAGCCCTCCAAAAGTAGTGACCCTTAATGAATTAACTCATGTTGTtaacaatattgaaaatatgtctttggtTCATGAAATCGCAGTGAATCCTGAATTCAAGTTTGAACCTTATGAAGCTCCAGAAAACAGGTAACTAAGTAATTCATAATAACCCATGAACCTTTATACTTACAAATTATAATCATATTTGTAGCTTGGAACGTCGTATTAAGGAAGTAATGCACAAAGTATTTTGGGATATTTTACGCGAACAACTAAATTTAGATCCACCCAATTTCGATCATGCCATTCAATTATTAGCCGACATTAAAGATTGTTTCCCTCAAATAATTCCTTCGAGTAATAAACGTGCCTTGGAACACATTAATGAAGTTCTTGATGCAAGTGTTATCCGTCAACAAGCCGAACAGGGTGTTCTTGATTTTAAGTCTTATGCTAATTTTGTTATAACCATTATGGCAAAGTCGTGTGCTCCAGCAAGAGATGAACAAGTACAGAAACTCACTGAAATTGATGATGTTGTGGAGACATTTAAGGGAATTCTAGAAACAATGACCGTTATGAAGTTAGATATGACTAATTATATGTTAAATTCAGCACGAAATGATATTTTGGCAAATTCCGTAGAATATGAAAAGGCCAAGTTTAAGGAGTATTTGGAATACTACAAATGTAAGTTgtgaaaaaacaaactaaacttaGTAATAACTTTAATCTTTAGTTGGATTCCCATGCACGGACAGTTGGTTGAGACGCAACCAAGTTCAAGCACAAACTGGAAACTTACTGAGCCCCGATCAAACCATCTACAATGCATACATGGAATTAATGAATTGGTCCGATCCAGACACATTTCCCGAAGTGCTTTCAGTCGATAAGGATCGAATTTTGAAGTTAGGACAAAGGGCTAAACAATTGTGTGCCAGTGCTTCATTAATATCCATCTGTTCAGCCATTCCAATTATTTCCCAACGCACAGCTAATCGCACAACTCTTGCTAAGCAGATTGAAATTCTGTTGCAAAGTGTGTCTAATGAAAAGTAAGTTAACTTAGTTTGGaagataaattgaaaattttaaatgtatttattttcttttctaggGAACTCTCTGaggcaattaaaaatatttgggtTCACATTAAGTCATTCATTAACACCAAACTTTCTGAAGAGGGTGATAACGAAATGGATGCCACTGCCGAAAGTACACTTAAAACTCAAATTCTCCAAATTGGTAACACTGATTCTCCAGTTTATAATTTACTATGTAAGTTTCATTTAtagttgtttttctattttatagtaatttatttgtttattcctattttttgtttaaacaaattaacattcATTAGGGAAACGTATACATACCTACTTTAGACTTGTGCTAGGTTCAAAGTCTGGTACACCTCCACCGCCACCTGGCTACACTGATTATCAAGATGAATTACAAGCATTTGCTGTTGCCCTACGACGCGTAATTCTCTACAATCATTCAGTATTTGGTGATTATTTCCTTCAGGTGCTAACTAACCAACGACCGGGAGCAGGAACATCCTCTTCAAATTCCGATTCACTGCCAAGTACATCTGCTGCGAACCCCTCAACCGAGCCATCTAGTCAAAATAAAGACGAAGAAACGAAGATGGAGTAGTTGCATTTAGTTGTGCTAATTGTGGATGATAAGTTTGGTTGGGGTTCAaggcgaaaaaaaaacaaacaaaacaaagaagaaacCAGGCGAAAGTAGAAACATACTCTGCCGATGCTAATCATATAACTGACCCACCCAGTAAATGTAAGCAGTGTACGTTCTACGTAAAAATAAGAAGGATACTAAGATACAACCCTGCCATGCTTTTGGAGAGATAAATACCCGAATGGTTGagatgttaacaaaaattattttgaaatatattcaaaaaaaaaaaaaaaaaaaactgaaacaaaatgaaaaaatacaataatttatgtgctaaaataaataaattactttgaTAAACACAACACTAACAACGAAcacaatatattattatttattttcgctCTACACTTTATTTgcaccaacttttttttttgttactataAGCAAGGAAACCTTTTAAGAGTGTGCGTGCaatcatgtttattttttttattaagggcAAGActtaaattcttcttttaaattgttttaggcCAAGAAAACATCTTTCAGGCAATCAGAAAAGAGTGTTAGCTAatcaaaaaagcaaataagatcTTTTTGGATGATATCGGTGATAAGGTTAATTGTCAATCTTTTGATAGTAGTTTTAATGATAACTCTTTTATCCTTTCTTAATCGACGATTGTCCATGGTTAGGTATGGGATCTTCTAAGGTGATTGTTGGAAGTCAATTTGTTGACAGGCGTCCTGACTTTTGTTCTGTCGAAcgactatttttgttttacgcgatacgaattcaaattttttccaaaaaatatcgaATGGAATTATATTTCCCCCGGATTATTTATTTTCCTCAAAACTTTGTGTAGTATTGAACCAAAATCTTTCTTTAAGTTTCAAAGTGATCACAGTCTAATTTCTAGAATTTCCGTCGATATTCACATTTCCAGTTTTCGAAAGAGGGAAACACGCAAAATGTATTCTCTTGAAAACTTAAGTTTAATactttcattcaatttttaagctttaatgAGAACCTTGTTTTCTACAAACTTTTCTGAAAATCGAAAAGAAATCTACTAAACCGAAATTCGTAACAAAAGatctttttacttttaagaattGTAATTAAGGTTGTTAGAAGAAAAATCACGCCGTTTTTTGTATTAGAGAGGGTCCAAAAAGGGTTCATTGTATCCAATAGTTACCTTGAACTTTAAAGTGAAACCGAaaacctttaaataaaatttgaattaggCTTTTGCTGTTAAGATTAAGTAaaggacattaaaaaaaatgtgattttagtTGGAATTTTCTATTATATCTGTTCAAGACTTTTAACTcaacaatatttgtatatttggtCCACCCTAGGAATCATACCCAAACGCACATTTACATTGTTGTACGTACttctaataaatataataaatagtaTAAATCATCTTGCccttaaaaaatagttatttaaaaataaacttatgaaCTTTAACCGTTTAGACAATGTACCAATCCCCCTCCAACCCCCATAACCACCACAATAATTTGTgatattttc
This window contains:
- the LOC129944705 gene encoding T-complex protein 11-like protein 1 isoform X1 produces the protein MPADSVSRMDSNSSTNEGKNMEHILSSSPVATSMRLRTDSEGSDQARFILPSTDGSPPKVVTLNELTHVVNNIENMSLVHEIAVNPEFKFEPYEAPENSLERRIKEVMHKVFWDILREQLNLDPPNFDHAIQLLADIKDCFPQIIPSSNKRALEHINEVLDASVIRQQAEQGVLDFKSYANFVITIMAKSCAPARDEQVQKLTEIDDVVETFKGILETMTVMKLDMTNYMLNSARNDILANSVEYEKAKFKEYLEYYKFGFPCTDSWLRRNQVQAQTGNLLSPDQTIYNAYMELMNWSDPDTFPEVLSVDKDRILKLGQRAKQLCASASLISICSAIPIISQRTANRTTLAKQIEILLQSVSNEKELSEAIKNIWVHIKSFINTKLSEEGDNEMDATAESTLKTQILQIGNTDSPVYNLLWKRIHTYFRLVLGSKSGTPPPPPGYTDYQDELQAFAVALRRVILYNHSVFGDYFLQVLTNQRPGAGTSSSNSDSLPSTSAANPSTEPSSQNKDEETKME
- the LOC129944705 gene encoding T-complex protein 11-like protein 1 isoform X2, whose translation is MDSNSSTNEGKNMEHILSSSPVATSMRLRTDSEGSDQARFILPSTDGSPPKVVTLNELTHVVNNIENMSLVHEIAVNPEFKFEPYEAPENSLERRIKEVMHKVFWDILREQLNLDPPNFDHAIQLLADIKDCFPQIIPSSNKRALEHINEVLDASVIRQQAEQGVLDFKSYANFVITIMAKSCAPARDEQVQKLTEIDDVVETFKGILETMTVMKLDMTNYMLNSARNDILANSVEYEKAKFKEYLEYYKFGFPCTDSWLRRNQVQAQTGNLLSPDQTIYNAYMELMNWSDPDTFPEVLSVDKDRILKLGQRAKQLCASASLISICSAIPIISQRTANRTTLAKQIEILLQSVSNEKELSEAIKNIWVHIKSFINTKLSEEGDNEMDATAESTLKTQILQIGNTDSPVYNLLWKRIHTYFRLVLGSKSGTPPPPPGYTDYQDELQAFAVALRRVILYNHSVFGDYFLQVLTNQRPGAGTSSSNSDSLPSTSAANPSTEPSSQNKDEETKME